AAtcggccttgagagagagagaggttataggaaaaggtgataaatagagggaataaaaaatgaaacatacaCCTCAAATTCAGGTgatgtcagcagagagcaggaaaaaattttttcctcgcttaaatatttgtagatcagaggattccacaactgcactaggcaaactattccacgttttagttgtagccaagacaaaacACTACCGAGTAGTATGAAACCTAATGCTAGAAAACATGATTGCAGCAGCTGCCTGCCTAGTGTTgaaagcaaaaacagctaggtcaggtaaagagtgcagaggatgtttgtcattgtagttcaattttcataacaaacatgATGAACTCACTTTgcgtctatgccacaagtcaacgttAAGAGTTGGACTGATGACACCACAAGTCAACGTTAAGAGTTGGACTGATGACACAAGTTTGAGAAGATCCACTAACTCCCAATTATCTTTTAGACAAGTGTTTCATATCCACACTatcaaaggctgcactaaaatctaaaaTGACCATACATGCCTCTGCACTCTGCAAGCAGAGGGGATTGGGGTACCATTTCAAGGTATTAAAAACACCACAGTAGAGGAATGACTGTTATTTCAAAAGCCCTTTAATTGCCACTAGTTTGGGAAATCTTTTCAAGCATTCCTGCATGGAGGTCAGTGGCTCTTAAGCATTCCTGCATGGAGGTCAGTGGCTCTTAAGCATTCCTGCATGGAGGACAATGGCTCTTACAAGGCACTACGACATTTACATCCCCGGTTCCATCCTAGGAGAGAAGCATGATGCACGAAATTTTCTTGCAGACTTGGTCTCATTAACTGTAGTTTTGGACTACTACTactctcaacaaaaaaaaaatgaaaataaagggcTTTAATCTGAGTGTACATAGTCTGCAATACCaaagcttcattttctttatgaaaaagaatatcctATAGACCAAAGCTAGGAAATAAAACTAGGACCGACATAACTTCATATTTACCTTTGCAATATTGAACACTTCAGCAACCTTTACACCAAAGGTGTTGGAGTCATCCACTTGAGTCATGGCTACAACATCAGGAGAATTGATAGCATCCACCACTAAATCAAGTTGCTCAGGGAAAACAATTCCATCTTCTGCCATCATCAACCTATCAAAACATAGTACTGTatgtaatattaaaacaaaaaaaaagacaaaacattatgATCACACTCTCATCTTTCAGAAAAGCACTCGTCTGAAATTAAACTATAGCTTGCCTGGACCATAGGATTTATCAATAATTATGCTATAATTCCAATGAaactacactataaaaaaatttcatatacaaaatcTGCCCAAAGTACTGTTAGGTGACCTATGTGTCAATGCAATGTACAAATCAATTATTTTAGTCatgcttaatgaaaaaaaaatgattaagccTGACCAAATTCGTGGCAGTGTTCTTCTCTGCAGAATTTGATAAGCTTCAGATTGCACTGTTCAATGACAGCCTCAACCTCTGATGACATGATTagttatacttcttttttttcaattctcataACTTCCTTCCTTGAAAGAGGCAGGTCTGTCTCTCCTTCATGGTTAACCCCACCCTTcatccttcctttcccttcttcttttaTCTTGAGCTTGAAGGGAGGACTGGGTTGCACTTTGCAATTGAAAATGTGATTATTTCTCCCTTACATGGGATCAGGTTAGCTTGCACAGCAGGCCCCTCAAtgtcattcttttttaatttcaaccCAGTCATCATGAGTAGATAACAGAGGGTTTTCTCTAATATAACCATTTTCACTTGCTAGCAAACATTTACAAATTGTGTTGAACTTGAAAACTATTATATCACTCTGGGACTGATAAATGTTTATAAGACTGCTTTGACCTTGATATGATCCAGTACTACTATGGGATCCTGGGAATTAGTTGCTTCTAATTTCATGTACAGACtgacaaaaacattaaatatacctaaaaaaattatcaagtgaTTTTAAGTTGGGAGAATGCTACTGTAGTGTTTTCAGCTTACCTGTACATTAAAATCTTCTTGATGATGCCATCTTGTAAAGTTCCTTCTTTTGTGACTGGCCATAGAAAAAGAAGATTCACCTCTTCTTCAAGGTCATCAGTTAATTTAGACCTTATTCCAATCTCCTTAAGAACTTCTGAGATGCTTTCTTCTTCTACATAAAGCTTAGAATCAGGAAACATGGATATGACCAAGAGACCAGCAATAGGAAATGGACTAGTATCACATATCACATAAGAATGGGTAGTCTTGGATAAATGTTTCATCCTCACTGCAGCTTCTTTGGCTCCAAGTAAAAAGTTACTCAAGAAATTTTTTCTGGTTAAAAAGTTTATGGCACTTGGcgataaaaaaagattttctttcatattttgaccTGATGCAGTATCTGACTGGACACTAAGCTCTATAATACCACCATGGCAACTGAAGTCAATCTTTACAATGTCGTTAACTCTAAGAGATTTATTAATTGACACAGGATACAATGCATTTTCCCAGGCAGCAGCACAAGATTCTGGAAATGTACTGATGACATGAGTGTCATCTAGATTCAATTTGAATGCAAGTGCCAAAGCATCAACAGTTCCTTCAGATGTACATTTAAATCCCAAAGTTTGATTTACTAATCCCTTGAGATGCATATCAATGCTGTTTGGAGAATTGAAATCTACTTTAGTTATTGGTGTCCATTCTGATAACATCTTGAAGCCACCAGGaatattattcagtttttcagACATGTATGGTTCGTCTAGCTTCAAAAaaacttgtttgtttttaaagtacCTGATGAGTGCAGGGTCATCTAGTTTAGTGCAATTAGCAATGTACTTGCTGTTAATAAGAGCTGCAAACACTTCAGCACTTGATGGAATAACTTTCCCATATTTTATGTGTCCTTCAACAGATAAATCTTGAGATGTGCTTTCCTGCTTCAGATCACTTTTCTGCAAAGCAGGTGGGGGTGGTAAAAGAAGATGGGTCCAAGCATGCTGCAGTGTGGAAAGGATATGTTCTCCAAACAACCCAGCATCCAAGGTCTCACTCACCACCAGTGAGACtctgaaacaaaaagtaaatgttaattttcaaagaaataagtttttcatattattaaaccCATTACTTTTACATAGCTTGATCATCCATCTGGATGATTTCCACACACATCCACCAAAAGAAGATACAAGCCAGATAGCTCAAGTAGGCTGGCACATTCATGTAGGTCCCAACCAGTCGATGGTAATTCACAGATTCAGAGTAATTTGCATTAACTGAGTAATTTCTAAAAAATGAGTTTATGCTTAAACAcaaacttttcactttttaatgacCTGAATATCATGAATTCAACTTGGGCAGATGATGTATCATGATGCTGATACTCTggcaaaaagaaaagagaacttAGGAGACATACTCTGGCAAAAAGAAAAGAGGACTTTAGGAGACATACCCAAGGCAAAATGAACTATAATCCTTTTAAAACTGGATGCAATGGTAAGGGACCCAGTGAGAGCATCATATTTCTGGATGGTCAAAGCAAAAGAAATCAGGCATTGTGTAACACAGGTAAATAGTGCCATAAGGGAAAAGATGGTCATTCTAGGAGCAGAATTCCCTCTCTCCCTTGTAGATCTTGCCAGAAGACTGATCCTTGTGATCTTACATGATGTAATATTATGAAAAGCAGAAGACAACCAAACCAAAGAAATAAAGGTGTACCCTTAATCTATCACAATCAAGCAGAAAACCAGTTATGAGTGTTTTCCTGAGAAAGAGATTGAAACAGAATTTGCCTTGAGCAACCTCTTACAAGTGGAGAAGTAAAACCCTGACAATCCAAGAGAACCTTGCTGCTTGTGGCAGAAACAACCCCATAAGATCCCTAACAAGACAAAGTATATGGAATATCCCTAACACTGAAATCTGAAAAACCAAAAACACTTGTTGGAAATGAGCATAGAAAATGAAGCAGAGTTAAATCTAGCTGAGCTCTAATTGCTGAAATACTAGATACAGAGGAAGCCAAGTCTCGATTCAAAATGGACCCCATTTACCATCAAGAGATTGTGCAAGAATATGCATCCTCAAACAAAAAAACTGGAAGCCGAGGTTCTGCCATAATGAGGGAAGTCTTGGGTACAAACTTACAATTAGCACCCATCAATAGACACTGTCACTCTGTCAAGTATTATAGCTAATGACCATCTTGTAAAAATGAAGTTGATCAACAAGAACTCCACATACAATTTTAGCTTTCAAACAGAATCCTTCTttgtatcttgctgtccaacctctctaactctctcttttcactgtcgcGAGTGTGAACGGTCAAAAGTGCCCTAGTATTTGgtttggcagcctaaatttcataaaaattaaaaaattatgcgACACTAACTCTATCACTTGTGATACAGGATCCATAACCCAGATGCAGAGACTAGAATTGTCAACAGTGACTTAGGTCCCATAACAAGAGTCTGGATCTTCTACTATTTTGTTAAGTCTAGTTAGTCCTATAAGATCAGGTTCCTCAACTGGTATCTGAACATTTCCAAATTGAGTTTTTGCTACCTTACTCAGGTAGAACTTAACTGTTTACTACCTTTCTCCAGTTTCAGTTAACCATTTTTCTGTATGACCCTCTCCACCTACCTCTTCATTGTTAGGACAATCTTGCAAACATACTTCTGTACACTGACTATAATCCTTAGCATACTTGGTTCAAATACTGTTTTTCCAAAATCCTGTTTGTATGGCTGTTTATATCCTATTAAAGGATGTATGGCTGTTTATATCCCATTAAAGGATCCTTCACACTAAGTGGAATTCTCCAATTTCCCTCTGAAAACAATGCCAGTATGATCCTCTGCTTCGCTTCACAGTATGCTCAACTGCCTCTGAATTATCCTTTCTAGCAACATCATCTTTTCCAATATATCCATCTTTTCTTCACAAGACAGTTTTTGGTGCTTAACTCCTGAATCAGGGGTCTGCCAGCTGGAGATCATTCAGAGGAACAACCTATCTGAGCTTGGATGCTGTAGTCTCCAAGTGGGGCAACAATCAATTATTTTCCTAGCAGTAAAGGATAAGCAAAAGAAGAACTTTGTACAATGTATGGACACTCATTTTTAAGATTCATACCCAATAACAAATGTAACACAAgaataaatagaatagaatataaaatttaggccaagtgctgggacacatgaggtcattcagcgctgaaatggaaactgacagtaaaaatctGAAAGGTgtaggaggaaaatcttgcagttgtactatgaatcaattgttcggagagAGTGgcaagcaagatggaagaaagagaatatgaacagaggtacacacacacacacacgattaaaTGAAGTAACTTGCAAATTATAAAATCTTACCTCTCTGGAATATCTGAGGGTATACTTAAATTGTGGCTGTGAAGGTTGAAAATTGTTATCCCCTCTGTTGCACCATTCGACTTGAGGACATCCTTTCCAATTTCATACATGAATTTATCAGTTTCACATCCATACACAATCTTTGCACCTGCCCATTTTGCATAAAGACTGCAAATAGAAAAAAACCTGTAATACACAAGACCTTAATGACCTCCAGATGCATATAAAATGATGCCTTGAACCTTGCAATGACTATAGCTACACTACAGTACTTCTCTTTCGATAATGTTACAAGAAAACCCAAAATGATCAGTCCGGGGAGATTATGGACAAAACACAATAAGAATGATCTAATTGGGCAGACCCAGTGAGTGTTGTATTTTTAACTAAATGGTTTAGCTCAGCTACTTGATAACAGCCAAAATATTCACACACTGCCTCATGGTCAGCAGCTAAAGTTTTCCAAACATTAGCAATTTCCAAACAACAAAAGtttaaatgtgataaaaatcaataaaaaccacTCCAAAACTTATGAATGCATGACAAATATCCCACCACTGGCAATTATCAATTCCTCTACAGGTTGCAGGTAACCATAAACCCTCATTCTAGTTtactatgtatataaatttcaattGATTAACTAGTTCAAGTTTACTGATTCTTAAAAAATTTCCctgatttgttttcaaaatttgacATCTGCCATCAGTTAAAGTTTAGACAATCccataaaacatgtttatcatcaTAATATTTGCATCTGGGATTGGGTCATGTTGGCTATTCATCATATATTTGTATGCCAAATGAGTATGATGTTTGAATACATGAAACAATTAACTTCATGTGATGCTCTTTTTAGTAAGAAAATACCACAGTCCATAATCGTAGTACAGGTATTTGTAAATGTCTAAATGCGTCCTATCAAAAGTATTCTAACTTTATAGAAGAAAACTAACTTACCTCAGCAAGTTTGTGCCTGAACCTATATCAAGCACCTTATTGTAACCTTCCTTAACAGCTGCTTCAATTGCACATTTAAAGGAATGGTTCCTCTGAATATCATTCAGCATTGGCAAATGCCACCTATCAATGAGGGCATTTGCAAGGCGACCACGAGTTTCCTGGGCATTAGGATCTTGAGTACACTCACTATGGGACAAGCAAGCGCAACTCCAAGCTTCATATATGCTTCCATGTCTGCAAGAACCCAGGTAAATAAAACTCAGTATCTATTAGATGTTTATTCTGTACATAGTTTATAAACGTTTTGGGGGAAACTTAGGTATGAATACCTAAATCTAAAATTTAAGAAGTCTGTTCATCCTAAATCCATGTTTACTGTTTACTCACGTGAACTAATGATAAAGCCACAACCTATTGAGTATATTCtttgatatacaaaaatatcttaaaatatgaaaatttggaGCCTTTACCAAACGCTTTATActgcaatacaaaacatacacttatatatcGAGAAACCCAGAAAGCAGCACTGTACAATTTATCATACCACATTCATTCAACAAAGAAATGCCAACAAAACCTATGATTAGCAAAATGTCTAAAACCTTTACTAAATGCCatgtgaaaataattaatgttcttataaaaaagtgaaaacctGTGCTAGTTATtgtgcagtaaaataaaaaaagaaaaaggcaaagcTCAAAGTCTCTTCAAACAAACTCTGTTTTCTTCTTTGACAACGTTTCCTACAGTTGTAAAAATTTCTGCAGTAATCTCATCAAATCTTATCCTAAGTGTCATGGAGTTAATATGCTTTTCACCCTTAATAAGTTAGCACAATACAGCATAACAGTACAATGTGACAGTCCCTGAATATTAACATTCAATCCTAAAAAATACGTTTCTGACAggaacatacatacgcatacagtGGACCCCCCTATTCGCGGTTCCggattcgtggcttcacctatttgcggatttctctgtggaacatgtatacacacattattcgtggaaaattcgcctattcacagtatttttcagagaaaattattgtattttcatataactttcgtgactaaatgcactttttgtgataaaactattaaaatattctggtataagcatttttcgagggttttttggtgttttgaactatcaaaataagcagttataagcatttttaggggggtTTGAAGTATTCGTGGATTTAAGCTATTCGCAGGaggtagtggtacgcatccccagcGAATACCGGGGGTCAACTGTATATTCATCCAGCCAACTATTACAGTTACCCAATATGGTAAATATTGTCACCTATCCTTGAACATGTAACTACTAAACTTATTCCACTAAAATAGACTCCAAAAAATCAATGATCCTTTGTAACTCAAAAATACCTCTAAATCTCAGAAAATCAAGCTAAATACACTTCTTCACAATTTACACTAAATGAAACTACATACCAGCTGCATCTTTCTCTTCAAACCTTCTATACATTTAAGAAACAAATTACAATAACTGTATCCACATACACAGCTAtccaaaaatactatttttttaagCTATACTAACAGTTAATGCACTAAAATATTTATAGTATTTCAACATCACATGTCATATATCATCTAACTTTCCCTCATTTCAATATGCATTACTGTCTAGAAGTAACTGACCAGTTTTCCAGCTTGAATGATGCTTGCACCTGATTTTTCTAACAGATGCAAAACTCCTCTGACATCCATCATAAAAAGCTACCATACTTGAACCTTCTAATCATAATCATTAATTCCATGAAAATTAAGTAcactgtatttacaataaaaaactttattttaaaataaaaaaaaaattatgcagtcaTGATGCATAAATAAAGTCACAaggacaaaaatgaatgaaaaacaaaatcttaaggAAATTTAGTTCCATGTCAGCATAACAGTGTTCATGAATTTTAACAGGCCATACTGAGCTTCTAACACAACTATCATAGACCTCACCCAAATGATAAAAGCATAAATCACATATAAATTATCACAAAACAGTTTATCACATGTCACCATTTTGAGTGGCCTTCAGAAAACCTTTAAATTTAGATACTTCATTACTTAATTTTTGAGCAATGAGTACATCTAAAGAGAGTACTCAAAGAAAAGGTTAGTAATACATAACAATGGTGAATTACTTTCCACAGATCTTCCCAATAAAAGATACCCAGTCTACAAGGTCTGTGACTGTCACTAAATCATTCCAGATAATACAAAGACAAAtgtaaagccattttttttttatttaactcttacaccagtgccagcatgggctcttgtcCTTAAATGCACTCTGCAGTTTGAACAAAAAGTTGCTGCAAATGCAGCTTCAGTTCACCATATGGGAAATCTACAACTTTCCAAAAAGCCATCTCACAGGCAGTTCTGAAGATTTTCCAACTGCCAATGACACTACTCAAGAGTCAAGATAGTACAATTGGAGTTGTGTCAGATttgaaacgaaaggaaaaaacaaaaacgagtCCTGTCATTACTATCCCATCCCTTCAATTACAAATGAAGACAGATGTTATGGAAGTGATATACAGGAGAAACATGCAGAAAAAGCTGAGACATGTTCATGTACCCATAAACAATTTTGCCGAGACATGTTCATGTACCCATACACAATTTTGCCGAGACATGTTCATGTACCCATAAACAATGAAACACTAAAAGATGAAACACAGAAGTCCAATTGTTTCttaaattgcaataaatttatacattacatataatgGAATGGAGGTATCAAAGGTTTCAGCTGTTAACATaatctatatttttctgtaagaaaCAATAGTACCTCCACTGGACTGAGTTCAGTGGCCTAAATGAAAAGGACATACTGCACAAAATGAGTGTAAAAAGTTATAAAGGATATAAAATGCTATTTGATGCCAACACCATAGGAGTGAGGAAAAAAGTCTCCTGGGAGAACATCCAATCTCCTACAAAATCCTGAGAGTGCCACATCAGCAATGAAACTGGCATAACATGCCTTCCAGAGCATTGTGATTACAAACAACTAAAAGATTATTTTGCCATAAAAACTGTCCAGTCAAAGATAGTGAGGATTAATAATTGCATCATTACCTCAAGGCTAATAAGTACTTCTAAATAAAACAGACTATACTGTCATATTACAGTATTATGGGAGTTTAACAAGATGACTGAATTACAATCTGACTCTCCTGGGGCTTGCCTAAAGCTTGGTTCTTCAATGATAACTAAACATAGGAAAACAGTAAAGTTTAAGATGTTGGACAACAAAGCAGGAAAACAGCATAAGGAAACAGATGAACACTTTAAAAACAATGCAATGCAATAGCTGAAGTTGATGGATTGCTacaaaaaacttcataaataaccTAACCTATCCATTTCACCTGTGGAGTACTAGATTGATACATTTCTGTATACTCCCTCTTGAGTCAGTTTTTACTatatcattttttccttgttttcataatATGTACATCCTCTTATTGGGACCAACTGAGCATTACTCAAACAGAATTACACCTTACAGCTTTCATACAATTCAAGCTGTCTTCTACTTCATAAATTAATGCTCTAcacctatatttttattctagGTTTCAAATCATCTTCAAGATAGGAGGGTTATTTTCCTGCATACAACTCCCACCTGCTAGTCCAAATTCATCAGTTAGAAGGGGATGGACTTCATGACATACCTGAACTATAAAACTTAGAAATGTACATGTAAGCCACTATAAAatgtggtgaaaataaaaatctatggTCAAGCATgcaaaaaatagcaaatttttaaagtaatttgtatttttcctaacatacaaacctccAGGTCTTTACATAGAaactaaatcctatgtaaagaccttcaggtttgtatgtcaggaacaaacagcaaattttttttaagtaatttgtatttttcataacatacaaacctgaaggtcttgacataggatttagcttctatgtaaagaccgaaggtttgtatttgtgtaggaacaataattaattgaaaataaatttctaggACTGCttacgatgtaaaaaaaaaaaaaaagttggtttaaTGAAACTATTCTTACATCATACTTTTGCAGCTTGAAAGATTCAGGAactaaaactaatgaaataaattcagttaaaTAAAACCATACCCTGCACAATAAATTTCTAGGAACAAAAAATTTTATCC
This DNA window, taken from Macrobrachium rosenbergii isolate ZJJX-2024 chromosome 4, ASM4041242v1, whole genome shotgun sequence, encodes the following:
- the LOC136831645 gene encoding protein arginine N-methyltransferase 9-like — its product is MSDDETSKFKRRKSGTTLTKTEIADHHLSNFEYYLQERDFGQSFSSLSSALSTLPSLKEAYYSSFLEVFEPWSTAVEEDHGFQEAVKLYKVALKLYPESPDVNYLLAKILYRHGSIYEAWSCACLSHSECTQDPNAQETRGRLANALIDRWHLPMLNDIQRNHSFKCAIEAAVKEGYNKVLDIGSGTNLLSLYAKWAGAKIVYGCETDKFMYEIGKDVLKSNGATEGITIFNLHSHNLSIPSDIPERVSLVVSETLDAGLFGEHILSTLQHAWTHLLLPPPPALQKSDLKQESTSQDLSVEGHIKYGKVIPSSAEVFAALINSKYIANCTKLDDPALIRYFKNKQVFLKLDEPYMSEKLNNIPGGFKMLSEWTPITKVDFNSPNSIDMHLKGLVNQTLGFKCTSEGTVDALALAFKLNLDDTHVISTFPESCAAAWENALYPVSINKSLRVNDIVKIDFSCHGGIIELSVQSDTASGQNMKENLFLSPSAINFLTRKNFLSNFLLGAKEAAVRMKHLSKTTHSYVICDTSPFPIAGLLVISMFPDSKLYVEEESISEVLKEIGIRSKLTDDLEEEVNLLFLWPVTKEGTLQDGIIKKILMYRLMMAEDGIVFPEQLDLVVDAINSPDVVAMTQVDDSNTFGVKVAEVFNIAKTTHHVDVHLDSLPHTSVIPQPLSMLQLSLTTGDVEPLQKLCKQTDKEELLILGGDIVTVLANTKAIQSSVLHAIPYWFIITGGKNSQFSFCTRDTDSPCKQSLLVPDHFYNITKDIPLDIKLIWRDGIFNALIHTGSADT